One segment of Odontesthes bonariensis isolate fOdoBon6 chromosome 1, fOdoBon6.hap1, whole genome shotgun sequence DNA contains the following:
- the LOC142384656 gene encoding putative stereocilin-like protein, giving the protein MSSWGTDVLIEIGVLAAGLPDMAMSALVKEQIEGITPTAISMIPPEKLAVAFHQRQISMFSYEQAVAVTQQQLSALSDVQRTALDMVLTPWEDRPVDFRGRSLGLVLSRSPLCLILGLLTVLFCPGT; this is encoded by the exons ATGAGTTCATGGGGGACTGATGTGCTCATTGAGATCGGAGTCCTGGCAG CTGGTCTCCCAGATATGGCCATGTCAGCTTTGGTGAAAGAGCAAATTGAGGGAATCACACCTACGGCTATCTCAATGATACCGCCTGAAAAGCTTGCT GTGGCATTTCACCAGAGACAGATCAGCATGTTCTCCTATGAGCAGGCTGTTGCAGTCACTCAGCAGCAGCTCTCTGCTCTGTCGGATGTTCAGAGGACGGCTCTAGATATGGTGCTGACTCCATGGGAGGACAGGCCAGTAGACTTCAGAG gGAGGTCACTGGGTCTGGTGCTGAGCCGCAGTCCTCTGTGTCTCATATTGGGACTGCTGACCGTCCTGTTCTGCCCTGGAACATGA
- the LOC142383625 gene encoding stereocilin-like, with protein MSWSFSIPLVDILLENILPLEQSPYTYPGPECQNPPSVPFQRSASETRNYTDINYDIVCDRRNLATLNDTLCADILMGSGGGSPASVSTFCHALSSLSRNQVEQVWSNMCYVMQALVSPLVAKTSDCGAEDMQPSLVVTPLYTSPLLSPAPHRVVREASNLQQLACDYNSWLESSAVNSVLVSVCSDNEHVAFVKQVCNNAVLMKKLLSDQMNSWLYGYCANSSADALYMVSQFCVYEQWINRPTVPVDPSLLEFCMSLDSRRLTKLICEHTGFLMLLISNPDNWRIMPNCTNSPPPLPFSDLNELQLDSCRYSEWHNVMQITMDVLSKCILLDQSGFTREVCSNKTFLNSLLRNNDNAWLEMHCSTSLSVPPPEPTQPFDLGGWCDYHTWGERQVDDSIVGLCWQHDQTAFQEHVCCKESVFEKLLQNSRNKWLISVCTDLEEITVMPQVCRYSDWTRPIIVDMTELALCAEIDPLNFTAKVCANDTVLQNLLANQDNTWLIQHCANHSNSGISPGGGGGHGGGLTGFIRAEQCQYSTWIISPPDAALLTLCWEHDQANLVSSICPNADILLFLSREPSSAWVSSMCTTYTNYTTTKNNSTTKDNRFCVVKNLMKQFSWMCPTYFVSDCQPCVTQNMVLQMIVRCWVESLRSRAKGLLTTPVATVLDQAVSTTVVILLFVENVQGASWHVTDTIRQSVLKSVVDFFKMEDDPDKKRVLLQCFGTVLSSLLQTTREMTNDELLLIKEYFSLPLSSLRPVLTAAHVSTVRLILQYYSRIKNTLQLSDKYLSTMVSVLLQTHLATDAKLFPELAPMLAAASPSDIQALPSLQNNGNVREIINRNLDGMSLDQREAFGLWYSKIMSPSSITRGHQSLIRDTGNLIAYLPFQNFQHLSAAQLLDGLDVLQRNTLTSLKQELIANKLIGTYRNLTAEDFIRLGNLSCLADPKDLLVYRDTEALRVIQDSIMNCTLQGLSLTSQLVSNLLLNSPEFKVPSLLSVDRLAELAPLLPSLGVTFLQSLTPSQLLAALPAISSVSFTPVQASIIVDKLSSRMTLIPGQLQELGSLIVGVKTETLLTFTSDRLLSSLKAMPQHTRDHCLPHKRGLCPPESNAIATKLWGFPEVVNWLNDVEALLSCTPLLSVLSRTRLLVDKLSNTSTKLWNTQQVCTTAHFASAHFLEALLAKAIFKVLLEANPNVIKEDFLSLGTLGQGVSCAVLKERIQADASPSSVKKILAFLRQQPGLLHTALKKCVIEELYQFEIFSELVEDLGAEIALSMPVSTIKKFPADMMDTLRNIITGEPRHFLMLSRTKQELLVDKMVQRMGMYTGVFTEEEFRSLGIMAPFVVDEVFIQADRSFFTKSLDYLKGLCYSSSKMEIVARILQEPAAFGPVKNWNQTTLSQVGRFLFFLPAVILPEISVELMTVGRIEKLFMSQHQWERGDVGILCADRNERRTLFEKEQFVLQFFLGFLKMNPSNPLIPMVPTCEILHTTAPSAWTSNSLTSMSSSAFSNCLELMGLDPFLASYQRSEVLKRVKEIYGPVSSFSQSVISQLGGIATELPPAELSALRLTERRSIGAMGAVSAWSNRQLAALFTTVLNSTKQSPSQLDSSTLVALGYIVCGAKVAEIRSFNNVEFR; from the exons ATGAGCTGGTCTTTCAGTATCCCGCTTGTTGACATCCTCCTGGAGAACATCCTGCCTTTAGAACAGTCACCGTACACATATCCAGGGCCAGAGTGCCAGAATCCTCCCAGCGTCCCCTTCCAACGCAGTGCCTCAGAGACCAGAAATTACACTGACATCAACTATGACATTGTGTGCGATCGCCGCAACCTGGCCACTCTCAATGATACACTGTGTGCTGACATCCTCATGGGTTCAGGAGGCGGATCTCCTGCATCAGTGTCCACCTTTTGCCACGCACTCAGCTCCCTCAGCCGTAACCAAGTAGAGCAGGTGTGGAGCAACATGTGTTATGTTATGCAAGCGCTGGTATCGCCACTCGTTGCCAAGACATCTGACTGTGGTGCTGAGGACATGCAGCCTTCCCTTGTCGTTACACCTCTGTATACGTCTCCCCTTCTGTCTCCTGCACCCCATCGAGTAGTCAGAGAGGCCTCGAACCTGCAGCAGCTCGCCTGCgactacaacagctggttggaGAGCAGCGCGGTGAATTCTGTTCTCGTGTCAGTTTGCAGTGATAATGAGCATGTGGCGtttgtgaagcaggtgtgtaaCAATGCCGTATTGATGAAGAAGCTGCTCTCAGATCAGATGAACAGCTGGCTGTATGGATACTGTGCTAACTCCTCTGCAGACGCTTTGTACATGGTGAGTCAGTTCTGTGTCTATGAGCAGTGGATCAACCGGCCCACAGTCCCAGTGGACCCCTCCCTGCTGGAGTTCTGCATGAGCCTCGACAGTCGCAGACTGACCAAACTCATCTGCGAGCACACTGGATTCCTAATGCTTTTAATCTCCAACCCTGACAATTGGAGGATCATGCCTAACTGCACAAACTCGCCCCCTCCACTCCCATTCTCTGACCTAAATGAATTACAGTTAGATTCGTGCCGTTACTCAGAGTGGCACAATGTGATGCAAATTACCATGGACGTTTTGTCAAAGTGCATTCTCCTTGATCAGAGTGGTTTTACGAGGGAGGTTTGCTCCAACAAAACGTTTTTAAATAGCCTTCTTCGTAACAATGACAACGCCTGGCTCGAGATGCACTGCAGCACCTCTCTCAGCGTTCCACCCCCTGAGCCCACACAGCCCTTCGACTTGGGGGGCTGGTGTGACTACCACACGTGGGGAGAACGGCAGGTAGACGACTCAATCGTCGGCCTCTGTTGGCAGCACGATCAGACAGCCTTTCAGGAGCACGTCTGCTGCAAGGAGTCTGTGTTTGAAAAACTGCTGCAAAACTCTCGGAACAAATGGCTTATATCCGTCTGCACTGATTTAGAGGAAATAACCGTGATGCCACAG GTGTGCAGGTACTCTGATTGGACCCGACCAATCATAGTGGACATGACCGAGCTTGCTCTCTGCGCTGAGATCGACCCACTTAACTTCACCGCCAAAGTCTGCGCGAATGACACAGTCCTCCAGAACCTGTTGGCCAATCAAGACAACACCTGGTTGATACAGCACTGTGCCAACCATTCAAATTCAGGTATTTCTCCTggtggaggtgggggacatGGGGGAGGCCTGACCGGATTCATCCGTGCTGAGCAGTGTCAGTACTCCACCTGGATCATATCTCCTCCAGATGCAGCACTGTTGACTCTGTGCTGGGAGCATGACCAGGCTAATTTAGTCTCATCCATCTGCCCTAACGCCGATATCCTCCTTTTTCTGTCCCGGGAGCCGTCCAGTGCTTGGGTGAGCAGCATGTGTACAACCTACACCAACTACACCACCACCAAAAACAACAGCACCACTAAAGATAATCGCTTTTGCGTCGTGAAAAACCTGATGAAGCAGTTCAGCTGGATGTGCCCCACTTACTTCGTCTCAGACTGTCAGCCTTGTGTCACCCAGAACATGGTTCTGCAGATGATAGTTCGCTGTTGGGTGGAGAGTTTGAGGTCCAGGGCGAAGGGTCTGCTGACTACACCTGTGGCTACAGTGCTGGATCAAGCAGTCAGCACAACTGTGGTGATCCTGTTGTTCGTGGAGAATGTCCAGGGCGCCTCATGGCATGTCACTGACACCATAAGACAGAGTGTGCTAAAGTCTGTAGTCGACTTTTTCAAGATGGAAGACGACCCTGACAAAAAGCGGGTGTTGCTGCAGTGCTTTGGG ACTGTACTCAGCAGCTTGCTGCAGACAACAAGGGAAATGACCAATGATGAACTGCTTCTCATCAAG GAGTACTTCAGTTTACCGCTGAGCAGCCTGAGGCCAGTGCTGACTGCTGCACACGTCAGCACCGTCAGACTGATCCTTCAGTACTACAGCAGAATCAAGAACACGCTGCAG TTGTCTGATAAGTACCTGTCGACCATGGTGTCAGTGCTACTCCAAACCCACCTGGCAACAGATGCTAAACTTTTTCCTGAGCTGGCCCCCATGCTGGCTGCAGCCAGCCCATCTGACATCCAGGCTTTGCCCTCCCTGCAGAACAACGGCAATGT AAGGGAGATTATTAATAGAAACTTGGACGGCATGAGCCTGGACCAGCGGGAGGCATTTGGTTTGTGGTATAGCAAAATTATGTCCCCCTCCAGCATCACCAGAGGTCATCAGTCACTCATCAGGGACACTGGGAACCTGATCGCCTACTTGCCCTTCCAGAACTTCCAACACctctcagctgctcag CTTTTAGACGGTCTGGACGTGTTGCAGAGGAACACCCTCACTTCTTTAAAGCAGGAGCTTATAGCTAACAAACTCATTGGCACCTACAGGAACCTGACAGCTGAGGACTTTATCAG ATTGGGAAATCTCTCGTGCCTGGCAGACCCAAAAGATCTGCTTGTGTACAGAGACACTGAGGCCTTAAGGGTCATCCAGGACAGCATTATGAACTGCACACTCCAAGGTCTCAGTCTGACCAGCCAACTG GTTTCCAATTTGTTACTGAACAGCCCAGAATTCAAGGTCCCATCCTTGCTCAGTGTTGACCGACTAGCTGAGCTCGCCCCCCTCCTGCCCTCACTGGGCGTGACTTTCCTGCAGAGTCTCACACCGTCACAGCTGCTCGCCGCCCTCCCTGCTATCAGCTCTGTCTCGTTCACCCCAGTACAG GCTTCCATAATTGTGGATAAGCTGTCTTCAAGAATGACA CTGATCCCAGGTCAGCTGCAGGAGCTCGGCTCCCTCATTGTAGGAGTGAAGACGGAGACCTTGCTAACCTTCACCTCTGACAGACTGCTATCATCCCTAAAGGCCATGCCCCAACACACAAGAGACCACTGCCTACCGCACAAACGGGGCCTCTGTCCACCTGAGTCAAATGCCATTGCCACTAAATTATGG GGCTTTCCAGAAGTTGTCAACTGGTTGAACGACGTGGAGGCTTTGCTCAGTTGCACCCCTCTGCTCAGTGTCCTGTCCAGGACTCGTCTGCTTGTGGACAAACTCTCCAATACGTCCACAAAACTTTGGAACACACAGCAGGTGTGTACAACAGCCCATTTTGCCTCAGCACACTTCTTAGAGGCCCTTTTG GCTAAAGCAATTTTCAAAGTTCTCCTTGAAGCGAATCCAAATGTAATCAAAGAAGACTTCTT GAGTCTGGGAACACTGGGTCAGGGTGTGAGCTGTGCGGTTTTAAAGGAACGTATTCAGGCCGATGCTTCTCCTTCGTCAGTGAAAAAGATCCTGGCCTTCCTCAGGCAGCAGCCAGGTCTTCTTCACACCGCACTG AAAAAGTGTGTGATCGAGGAGCTGTATCAGTTTGAGATCTTCTCCGAGCTGGTTGAGGATCTTGGAGCTGAAATTGCTCTGTCCATGCC GGTGAGTACTATCAAGAAGTTTCCGGCAGATATGATGGACACTCTGAGGAATATTATTACTGGGGAGCCTCGTCACTTTCTCATGCTGTCCAGAACAAAACAGGAGCTGCTGGTGGACAAAATGGTTCAGAGGATG GGCATGTATACAGGGGTGTTCACAGAGGAGGAGTTTCGGTCGCTGGGCATTATGGCACCATTTGTGGTGGACGAAGTTTTCATTCAGGCAGACCGCAGCTTCTTCACTAAAAGTCTGGATTACCTAAAGGGGCTCTgctacagcagcagcaagatGGAAATTGTGGCTCGTATCCTGCAAGAACCAGCTGCTTTTGG CCCTGTCAAGAACTGGAACCAGACAACACTCAGTCAGGTGGGCCGGTTTCTTTTCTTCCTGCCTGCCGTCATACTGCCGGAGATTTCTGTG GAGTTAATGACAGTGGGGCGAATAGAGAAGCTGTTCATGAGCCAGCATCAGTGGGAGCGCGGAGACGTGGGGATCCTTTGTGCAGACAGGAATGAGAGGAGGACGCTATTTGAAAAAGAGCAGTTTGTCCTCCAGTTTTTCCTTGGCTTCCTCAAAATGAATCCTTCGAATCCAT TGATTCCTATGGTTCCTACCTGTGAGATTCTGCACACCACAGCTCCGTCTGCCTGGACCTCCAACAGCCTCACCAGCATGTCTTCATCTGCCTTCTCCAACTGTCTGGAGCTGATGGGCCTTGACCCATTTCTCGCATCTTACCAACGCAGCGAAGTGCTCAAGAGAGTCAAAGAG ATATACGGCCCCGTCTCTTCCTTCTCCCAGTCTGTGATCTCTCAGCTGGGAGGAATAGCAACCGAGCTGCCGCCAGCAGAGCTGAGCGCTCTCCGACTGACAGAGCGGAGGAGCATTGGTGCTATGGGAGCCGTCAGTGCCTGGAGCAACAGACAG CTGGCTGCCCTGTTTACCACAGTGTTGAACTCCACCAAGCAGAGTCCCAGCCAGCTGGACTCCAGCACACTGGTGGCACTGGGATACATTGTGTGCGGCGCTAAAGTCGCAGAGATCAGGTCCTTCAATAATGTAGAGTTCAGGTGA